The Terriglobales bacterium genome includes a region encoding these proteins:
- a CDS encoding GIY-YIG nuclease family protein: MREHRYWVYIVGSNSGTLYIGMTNDLSNRVRQHKSGELEGFAAKYGCDRLLCYEEYDNVLKAIRREKELKGWRRSKKIALIEKLNPRWADLAEHLDAEMLIIGEAQR, encoded by the coding sequence ATGCGCGAGCATCGCTATTGGGTGTACATCGTCGGCAGCAACTCCGGAACGCTGTACATCGGCATGACCAATGACCTGAGCAACCGCGTCCGACAACACAAGAGTGGCGAGTTAGAAGGCTTCGCCGCCAAGTACGGGTGTGATCGATTGCTTTGTTACGAGGAGTACGACAATGTCCTGAAGGCGATCCGACGGGAGAAGGAACTAAAGGGCTGGAGGCGCTCGAAAAAGATCGCACTGATCGAGAAGCTGAACCCGCGCTGGGCTGACCTGGCTGAGCACCTCGATGCCGAGATGCTGATCATCGGAGAGGCCCAACGCTGA
- a CDS encoding cyclic 2,3-diphosphoglycerate synthase: protein MKKVVILGAAGRDFHNFNVVFRHEPAYQVVAFTATQIPDIAGRSYPPELAGPLYPKGIPILEEKELEKIIHEHEVDVAVFSYSDISHQNLMHLGSRAVAAGADFWLLGARRTQLAAKVPVISVCAVRTGCGKSPVSRAVAAELRRLGWKPVVVRHPMPYGNLVAQAVQRFASLDDLVRHQCTIEEREEYEPHIVQGTTVYAGVDYEAILRQAENEADLILWDGGNNDTPFYRSDLEIVVADPHRAGHELNYYPGEVNLRMAQVVVINKVDTAAIDCVDVVRRNVRLNNPRARVIETACRVSVADPEQVRNKRVLVVEDGPTLTHGEMPYGAGVVAARQCAAAELVDPRPFAVGSIRTTYGKYPHMTRLLPAMGYSDMQRHELEETINAVPCDLVLVATPVDLARIIKLNKPAVRVTYEIECISRPTLAEVLGEFTVAAHKLHEAVVL, encoded by the coding sequence ATGAAGAAGGTCGTCATTCTCGGGGCGGCGGGGCGGGACTTTCATAACTTCAATGTCGTGTTCCGCCACGAGCCCGCCTACCAGGTCGTCGCCTTCACCGCCACCCAGATCCCAGACATCGCCGGACGCAGCTACCCGCCGGAACTGGCCGGGCCGCTCTATCCCAAAGGCATCCCCATCCTGGAAGAGAAAGAGCTGGAGAAGATCATCCACGAGCACGAGGTGGACGTGGCGGTCTTCTCCTACAGCGACATCTCGCACCAGAACCTGATGCACCTGGGCTCGCGGGCGGTGGCCGCGGGCGCCGACTTCTGGTTGCTGGGCGCGCGCCGGACGCAACTGGCGGCCAAGGTGCCGGTGATCTCGGTCTGCGCCGTGCGCACCGGATGCGGCAAGAGCCCGGTGTCGCGCGCGGTGGCCGCCGAACTGCGCCGCCTGGGCTGGAAGCCGGTGGTGGTGCGCCATCCCATGCCCTACGGCAACCTGGTGGCGCAGGCGGTGCAGCGCTTCGCCTCGCTCGACGACTTGGTGCGCCATCAATGCACCATCGAGGAGCGCGAGGAATACGAGCCGCACATCGTCCAGGGCACCACAGTCTATGCCGGCGTGGATTACGAAGCCATCCTGCGGCAGGCGGAGAACGAGGCCGACCTCATCCTCTGGGACGGCGGCAACAACGACACCCCCTTCTACCGCTCCGACCTGGAGATCGTGGTGGCCGATCCGCACCGCGCGGGACACGAGCTCAACTACTACCCCGGCGAGGTGAACCTGCGCATGGCCCAGGTGGTGGTGATCAACAAGGTGGATACGGCGGCCATCGATTGCGTGGACGTCGTGCGGCGCAACGTGCGCCTGAACAATCCGCGCGCCCGGGTCATCGAGACCGCGTGCCGGGTGAGCGTGGCTGACCCGGAGCAAGTGCGGAACAAGCGCGTTCTGGTGGTCGAGGACGGTCCCACCCTGACCCACGGCGAGATGCCCTACGGCGCCGGAGTGGTGGCGGCGCGGCAGTGTGCTGCCGCCGAGCTGGTGGACCCGCGGCCCTTTGCGGTCGGCTCCATCCGCACCACCTATGGGAAGTACCCGCACATGACCCGCCTGCTGCCCGCCATGGGCTACAGCGACATGCAGCGCCACGAGCTGGAGGAGACCATCAACGCCGTCCCCTGCGACCTGGTGCTGGTGGCCACCCCGGTGGACCTGGCGCGGATCATCAAGCTCAACAAGCCGGCGGTGCGCGTGACCTACGAGATCGAATGCATCTCCAGGCCGACGCTGGCCGAGGTGCTGGGCGAATTCACCGTGGCGGCGCACAAGCTCCATGAGGCGGTGGTGCTATGA
- a CDS encoding carboxypeptidase-like regulatory domain-containing protein, giving the protein MKLTFALLSLLVVLTAVASTSGNGVLSGQVASVVDGSPVARAWVLIHPSGGGIEDVRITVERDGKFSAELPPGFYDVFVTAVGFAPTCSKVRLRAGQTTTYNPRIGVSKLESSQIASRVALM; this is encoded by the coding sequence ATGAAACTGACGTTTGCTTTACTTTCTTTACTCGTGGTCTTGACCGCCGTCGCGTCCACCTCGGGGAATGGTGTGCTGAGCGGCCAAGTTGCCAGCGTTGTCGACGGGTCGCCTGTCGCGCGTGCCTGGGTGCTGATTCACCCCTCCGGCGGAGGAATTGAAGATGTCCGCATCACCGTCGAGCGTGACGGCAAGTTCTCTGCTGAATTGCCACCGGGCTTCTACGACGTGTTCGTCACGGCAGTAGGATTTGCCCCGACGTGCTCCAAAGTGCGGCTGCGGGCGGGCCAGACTACTACCTATAACCCAAGAATCGGCGTGTCCAAACTTGAGTCTTCCCAAATAGCCAGCCGAGTCGCCCTCATGTGA
- a CDS encoding four helix bundle protein, whose translation MKGHRDLLVWQKSMALVTDIYRVTQSFPQCELYGLTNQIRRAAVSVPSNLAEGHGRTSRKEFHRFVGQARGSLTEVETQLEIARNLNYLTEDNARELLDRASEVARMLNGLKAWCESAS comes from the coding sequence ATGAAAGGACACCGCGATCTGCTGGTTTGGCAGAAGTCGATGGCGCTGGTCACTGATATTTACCGCGTAACGCAATCGTTTCCTCAGTGCGAGCTCTACGGGTTGACGAATCAGATCCGGCGAGCGGCGGTGTCTGTGCCAAGCAATCTGGCAGAAGGGCACGGAAGAACATCGCGGAAGGAGTTCCATCGCTTCGTCGGACAGGCTCGCGGTTCGCTCACTGAAGTGGAAACGCAACTGGAGATTGCTCGAAACCTGAATTACCTCACGGAAGACAACGCCAGGGAGCTATTGGATCGGGCGAGTGAGGTGGCTCGCATGCTGAATGGCCTAAAGGCTTGGTGTGAGTCCGCCAGCTGA
- the arcC gene encoding carbamate kinase — protein MKTMLIAVGGNSLIRAGEKGTVGEQLANTRRTAAAILGLIRDGYRLVITHGNGPQVGADLLRSERASDQVPGHTLDVCGAATQGEIGYLLAQSLDDELAAAGLHVPVVSVVTQTVVSRKDPAFRHPSKPIGPFYSRADAEEKQRQFGWTIVEDAARGYRRVVPSPEPIEIVEQEVVRDLVNDGVLVVACGGGGIPVVRENGKLVGVEAVIDKDRASALLASNLGVDIFAISTDTDYVYLDYKKPAQRPLTRVTALDMEKHYAAGYFPAGNMGPKVESVLRFLKAGGREAVITSYENLQHAVAGKAGTHIVPDGYLQALEEREHEIIGR, from the coding sequence ATGAAAACAATGCTGATCGCGGTCGGGGGCAACAGCCTGATCCGCGCCGGAGAAAAAGGCACGGTGGGCGAGCAATTGGCCAACACCCGCCGCACCGCTGCCGCCATCCTCGGCCTCATCCGCGACGGATACCGGCTGGTGATCACGCACGGCAACGGGCCGCAGGTAGGGGCCGACCTGCTGCGCTCGGAGCGCGCCTCCGACCAGGTGCCCGGGCACACTCTGGACGTCTGTGGCGCCGCCACCCAGGGAGAGATCGGCTACCTGCTGGCGCAGTCGCTGGATGACGAGCTCGCGGCCGCCGGGCTGCACGTCCCCGTGGTTTCGGTGGTGACCCAGACCGTGGTGTCGCGGAAGGACCCGGCCTTCCGCCATCCCAGCAAGCCCATCGGGCCTTTCTACTCGCGCGCCGACGCCGAAGAGAAGCAGCGCCAGTTCGGCTGGACCATCGTGGAAGACGCCGCCCGCGGCTATCGCCGCGTGGTGCCGTCGCCGGAGCCCATCGAGATCGTCGAGCAGGAGGTCGTCCGCGACCTGGTGAATGACGGCGTGCTGGTGGTGGCCTGCGGCGGCGGCGGCATCCCGGTGGTGCGGGAGAACGGCAAGCTGGTAGGCGTGGAGGCGGTCATCGACAAGGATCGGGCCTCGGCGCTGCTGGCCTCGAACCTGGGCGTGGATATCTTCGCCATCTCCACCGATACCGACTACGTCTATCTCGACTACAAGAAGCCGGCCCAGCGCCCGCTGACCCGGGTGACGGCGCTGGACATGGAGAAGCACTACGCTGCCGGCTACTTCCCCGCTGGAAATATGGGGCCCAAGGTGGAATCGGTGTTGCGCTTCCTGAAGGCCGGCGGGCGGGAAGCGGTCATCACCTCGTACGAGAATCTGCAGCACGCAGTCGCCGGCAAGGCGGGCACCCACATCGTCCCCGATGGCTATCTTCAGGCCCTCGAGGAGCGCGAGCACGAGATCATCGGCAGGTGA
- the argF gene encoding ornithine carbamoyltransferase: MNDFLSLRDFTPQQVRNLLDLARHIKAHPLDFSQVLEGKTLALIFEKPSLRTRVSFDVGIQQLGGFSLYLSPAEIQLGKRESVHDVAKNLERMVQGIMVRTFAHEIVEKMAEHACVPVINGLTDFSHPCQAMADFLTIEEVMGKSAGLKIAYVGDGNNVAHSLMFAGAQLGAHVWMATPPGYEPKSEAVNWARVRGVQTGATCTLTHDPVEAVRDADVVYTDVWTSMGQESEAELRRYVFLPFRVDAALFARAKPDAIFMHCLPAHRGDEVTDEVIDSLHSVVFQQAENRLHAQKAILYELMKDVPVESRFEAHKPSLELVK; encoded by the coding sequence ATGAACGACTTCCTTTCCCTGCGCGACTTCACCCCGCAGCAGGTCCGCAACCTGCTCGACCTGGCGCGGCACATCAAGGCCCATCCGCTGGATTTCAGCCAGGTGCTGGAAGGCAAGACGCTGGCGCTGATCTTCGAGAAGCCGTCGTTGCGGACGCGGGTGAGCTTCGACGTCGGCATCCAGCAGCTGGGCGGCTTCTCCCTGTACCTGTCGCCGGCGGAGATCCAGCTGGGCAAGCGGGAGTCGGTGCACGACGTGGCCAAGAACCTGGAGCGCATGGTGCAGGGAATCATGGTCCGCACCTTCGCCCACGAGATCGTGGAGAAGATGGCGGAGCACGCCTGCGTCCCGGTCATCAACGGGCTGACCGATTTCAGCCATCCCTGCCAGGCGATGGCGGACTTCCTGACCATCGAAGAGGTCATGGGCAAGAGCGCCGGGTTGAAGATCGCCTACGTCGGCGACGGCAACAACGTGGCCCACTCCCTGATGTTCGCCGGGGCTCAGTTGGGCGCGCATGTCTGGATGGCCACCCCGCCCGGCTACGAGCCCAAGTCGGAGGCCGTGAACTGGGCGCGGGTGCGCGGCGTGCAGACCGGCGCCACCTGCACCCTGACCCATGACCCGGTCGAGGCGGTACGCGACGCCGACGTGGTCTACACCGACGTCTGGACTTCGATGGGACAGGAATCGGAGGCGGAGCTGCGGCGCTACGTCTTCCTGCCCTTCCGCGTGGATGCGGCGCTGTTCGCGCGCGCCAAGCCCGACGCCATCTTCATGCATTGCCTGCCGGCGCATCGCGGTGACGAGGTGACCGACGAGGTCATCGACTCCCTGCACTCGGTGGTCTTCCAGCAGGCCGAGAACCGGCTGCACGCGCAGAAGGCGATCCTGTACGAGCTGATGAAGGACGTGCCGGTGGAGTCGCGGTTCGAGGCGCATAAACCCTCGCTGGAGTTGGTCAAGTAG
- the pyrB gene encoding aspartate carbamoyltransferase: MKSIPEPVAEKPAPDPARLRHVVESQQFTVPLLMELFDRSRGMERVVARGGTLDFQNKIMATLFYQPSTRTRFSFEAAMHRLGGRVLSTEHARAFSSETEGEQVEDSIRIIGGYSDVIVIRHHTEGGAKRASEVSPVPVINAGDGEGGQHPTQALLDLYTIYRERPLDGLSVAFIGELDKGRTARSLAYLLAKFERVKVFFVAPAELQMRPDILQYLDRHGVHYELVSQIDGIVGEVDVVYQTRIRPERVADVQALRRFAIDSSVLPRMKPNAMILHPLPRTVELDKTVDSDPRALYFRQATNGLYVRMALLTMVLDK; encoded by the coding sequence ATGAAAAGCATTCCTGAGCCAGTGGCGGAGAAGCCGGCGCCGGATCCCGCGCGCCTGCGGCACGTGGTGGAGTCCCAGCAGTTCACGGTGCCGTTGCTGATGGAGCTGTTCGACCGGTCGCGTGGCATGGAGCGGGTGGTGGCCCGCGGCGGCACGCTCGACTTTCAGAACAAGATCATGGCCACTCTGTTCTACCAGCCCTCGACGCGCACCCGCTTTTCCTTCGAGGCGGCCATGCACCGGCTGGGCGGGCGGGTGCTCTCCACCGAGCATGCGCGCGCATTCTCATCGGAGACTGAGGGCGAACAGGTCGAGGACTCGATCCGCATCATCGGCGGGTATTCCGACGTGATCGTGATCCGGCATCATACCGAGGGCGGGGCCAAGCGGGCATCGGAGGTATCGCCGGTGCCGGTCATCAATGCCGGCGACGGCGAAGGCGGGCAGCACCCCACGCAGGCGCTGCTCGACCTGTACACCATCTACCGGGAGCGCCCGCTGGACGGGCTGAGCGTGGCCTTCATCGGCGAGCTGGACAAGGGACGAACCGCGCGCTCCCTCGCCTATCTGCTGGCCAAGTTCGAGCGGGTCAAGGTCTTCTTCGTGGCCCCGGCCGAGCTGCAGATGAGGCCGGACATCCTGCAGTACCTGGACCGCCACGGGGTCCATTACGAGCTGGTGTCGCAGATCGACGGGATCGTGGGCGAGGTGGACGTGGTGTACCAGACGCGCATCCGGCCCGAACGCGTGGCCGACGTGCAGGCGCTGCGGCGCTTCGCCATCGATTCCAGCGTGCTGCCACGCATGAAGCCGAACGCCATGATCCTGCACCCGCTGCCGCGCACCGTGGAACTGGACAAGACGGTGGACAGCGATCCCCGGGCCCTGTACTTCCGCCAAGCCACCAACGGGCTGTATGTGCGCATGGCGCTGCTGACGATGGTTTTGGATAAGTAG